A region from the Verrucomicrobiia bacterium genome encodes:
- the carA gene encoding glutamine-hydrolyzing carbamoyl-phosphate synthase small subunit has translation MHEGPPPAELRTRIPGRTPISLAPVSNPRRAILALEDGTLFHGTAFGARATVVGEVCFNTSMTGYQEILTDPSYKAQIVTMTYPLIGNYGVNRVDVESWRPHAAGFVVRELSPVVSNWRADLPLADYLYENGIPGIAGIDTRSLTKRLRVTGALKGCLSTDGSLADADAVAQARAWNGLVGVDYVKEVTHPAVFDWDDAKHDSGAFRLIQGNTAPESPRTLRDPLPPADIPIVAYDFGIKYNILRRLRQCGFNVRVVPATTPAAEVRQSNPAGVFLSNGPGDPSALGYAVREVRSLVDSGLPVFGICLGHQILAQAFGGRTFKLKFGHRGANQPVKDLTSGRVEITSQNHGFAVDPQSLPPEVAVDRINLNDGTVEGLRHRSKPVFCVQYHPEASPGPHDSAPLFQEFRTLITTR, from the coding sequence ATGCACGAGGGTCCGCCCCCAGCAGAACTGCGCACTCGAATCCCCGGTCGCACCCCCATAAGCTTGGCCCCGGTGAGCAATCCGCGACGCGCCATCCTTGCCCTCGAAGACGGCACCCTCTTTCACGGCACCGCCTTCGGGGCCCGGGCCACGGTGGTGGGTGAAGTCTGCTTCAACACCTCGATGACCGGCTACCAGGAGATCCTCACGGATCCCTCATACAAGGCCCAGATCGTCACCATGACCTACCCCCTCATCGGCAATTACGGGGTGAACCGTGTCGATGTGGAATCCTGGCGCCCCCACGCCGCCGGCTTCGTCGTCCGCGAATTGTCCCCCGTGGTCAGCAACTGGCGCGCCGACCTTCCCCTCGCCGATTACCTCTACGAAAACGGCATCCCCGGCATCGCCGGCATCGATACCCGTTCCCTCACCAAACGCCTCCGCGTCACCGGCGCCCTCAAGGGCTGCCTGTCCACCGACGGCTCCCTCGCCGACGCCGATGCCGTCGCCCAGGCCCGCGCCTGGAACGGCCTCGTCGGCGTCGATTACGTCAAGGAAGTCACCCACCCCGCCGTCTTCGATTGGGATGACGCCAAACACGACAGCGGCGCTTTCCGCCTCATCCAGGGAAATACCGCCCCCGAGTCCCCACGCACCCTCCGCGATCCCCTCCCGCCCGCCGATATCCCCATCGTCGCCTACGACTTCGGCATCAAGTACAACATCCTCCGCCGCCTCCGCCAGTGCGGCTTCAATGTCCGCGTCGTCCCCGCCACCACCCCGGCCGCCGAAGTCCGCCAATCCAACCCCGCCGGCGTCTTCCTCAGCAACGGCCCCGGCGATCCCTCCGCCCTCGGCTATGCCGTCCGCGAAGTCCGTTCCCTCGTCGATTCCGGATTGCCCGTGTTCGGCATCTGCCTCGGTCATCAAATCCTCGCCCAGGCCTTCGGTGGCCGGACCTTCAAACTCAAGTTCGGCCATCGCGGCGCCAATCAACCCGTCAAGGACCTCACCTCCGGCCGCGTCGAAATCACCTCCCAAAACCACGGCTTCGCGGTCGATCCCCAATCCCTCCCCCCCGAGGTCGCCGTGGACCGCATCAACCTCAACGACGGCACCGTCGAAGGCCTTCGCCACCGCTCCAAACCGGTCTTCTGTGTCCAGTACCATCCCGAAGCCTCCCCCGGTCCCCACGATTCCGCCCCGCTCTTCCAGGAGTTCCGCACGCTGATCACGACGCGCTGA
- the purU gene encoding formyltetrahydrofolate deformylase: protein MPPTQPGHHVLLVECGDQPGLVHAITGVLLSHRTNVVRNHEFVDTPTARFFMRTEFDGTVDPAALLAATRAVLPPDASVRLAAPRPKKVVILASREHHCLADLLVRHAYGELHAQVLAVIANHPELEPLVRRFDLPFHHVPHAGLDRDAHEAALLQTLAQYTPEFLVLAKYMRVLSSPFVARFPSRIVNIHHSFLPAFAGARPYHQAFDRGVKVIGATAHFVTADLDQGPIIVQQVIPVDHSHTAEHLRQSGRDIEQLVLARALRLVFDDRVFLCANRTVIFD, encoded by the coding sequence ATGCCCCCCACTCAACCCGGCCACCACGTCCTCCTCGTCGAATGCGGTGACCAACCCGGCCTCGTCCACGCCATCACCGGCGTCCTCCTCTCCCACCGCACCAACGTCGTCCGCAATCATGAATTCGTGGACACCCCGACCGCCCGCTTCTTCATGCGGACCGAGTTCGATGGCACCGTCGATCCCGCTGCCCTCCTCGCCGCAACCCGGGCTGTCCTCCCCCCCGACGCCTCCGTCCGCCTGGCCGCACCCCGCCCCAAAAAGGTCGTCATCCTCGCCTCCCGCGAACATCACTGCCTCGCCGACCTCCTCGTCCGCCACGCTTACGGAGAGCTGCACGCCCAAGTCCTTGCCGTCATCGCCAACCATCCCGAACTCGAACCCCTCGTCCGCCGCTTCGATCTCCCCTTCCACCATGTCCCCCACGCCGGCCTCGACCGCGATGCCCACGAAGCCGCCCTCCTCCAGACTCTCGCCCAATACACCCCCGAATTCCTCGTTCTCGCCAAGTACATGCGGGTCCTCTCCAGCCCCTTCGTCGCCCGCTTCCCCAGTCGCATCGTCAACATCCATCACTCCTTCCTCCCCGCCTTCGCCGGCGCCCGCCCCTATCACCAGGCCTTCGACCGCGGCGTGAAGGTCATCGGCGCCACCGCCCACTTCGTCACCGCCGATCTCGACCAGGGCCCCATCATCGTCCAACAGGTCATCCCCGTGGACCATTCCCACACCGCCGAACACCTCCGCCAGTCCGGACGCGACATCGAACAACTCGTCCTCGCCCGTGCCCTCCGCCTCGTCTTCGATGACCGCGTCTTCCTCTGCGCCAACCGCACCGTGATCTTCGACTGA